The Coregonus clupeaformis isolate EN_2021a unplaced genomic scaffold, ASM2061545v1 scaf0327, whole genome shotgun sequence genome includes a region encoding these proteins:
- the LOC121572126 gene encoding gastrula zinc finger protein XlCGF26.1, translating to MKQFVTQTIIKINQLISKGTAALLSKICQSQSEIKSLKMKLLEITDGKEIPENTVEEEEWTGLLYSPEFAEDFEVDVPTPIGEADKTTNCKETTISVKTIEMKQCFISLAKLPSSLTKSNKQGPNTTKQAASRHTDREAESRPTDIQALSTDAQSLIGDSVLSTRPRREKKRTEAPTVAESDGSKENADDDQWEEENANARQTSSDESLHNRKQRPNRKQNKTTNTRKEYLCPDCGKVFKKLCNFKQHQQTHTGQRPYCCELCGKCFPTAWKLRNHQLVVHRGEKPLECPKCGKCFATKSYLDKHESVHSTEKPFRCLVCQKCFKSKNGLKEHTMLHNSTSNSYACDKCPKTFVKLKYLKNHQLTHRGGGAHRCELCGKGFKSPSELKQHQASVHRGEKPFQCPTCGKCFAKKENLKIHASVHSEERAFQCSQCQMCFKTKYTLSDHKKTHADSKPYACDKCPMTFIRSRYLKMHQASHLTSKPLACSYCGKGFKGERERKRHERTHTEEPPYTCDECGKGFYKQESLKVHAALHTGEKPFACDYCGKTFALASYLKTHIAKVHSVTELHVCGKCGKKYKDIIHFRSHMVQGC from the exons ATGAAACAGTTCGTGACACAGACTATTATCAAAATCAACCAGTTGATCTCCAAAGGTACTGCAGCTCTGCTTTCAAAGATATGCCAGAGTCAAAGTGAGATTAAATCACTGAAAATGAAGCTATTGGAGATTACTGATGGTAAGGAGATACCTGAAAACacagtggaagaggaggaatggaCGGGATTATTATATTCACCGGAGTTTGCAGAGGATTTTGAG GTTGACGTGCCAACTCCCATTGGTGAGGCTGAcaagactacaaattgcaaggaGACCACAATCAGTGTTAAAACTATAGAGATGAAACAATGCTTTATATCTCTGGCAAAATTACCTTCCTCACTCACTAAGTCTAACAAACAGGGGCCAAATACAACCAAACAGGCAGCAAGTAGGcatacagacagagaggcagaaagCAGGCCTACAGACATTCAGGCCCTAAGTACAGATGCCCAAAGTCTCATTGGGGACTCTGTGCTATCCACTAGACCCAGGAGGGAAAAGAAGAGAACAGAAGCACCCACGGTGGCAGAATCAGACGGAAGTAAGGAGAACGCTGATGATGACCAATGGGAGGAGGAGAATGCTAATGCCAGACAAACCTCGAGTGACGAATCTCTTCACAACAGAAAGCAAAGGCCAAACAGGAAACAAAATAAGACTACCAACACCAGGAAAGAGTACCTCTGTCCGGACTGCGGTAAGGTTTTTAAGAAATTATGTAATTTTAAACAGCATCAACAGACTCACACAGGACAGAGACCTTATTGTTGTGAATTATGTGGGAAATGTTTCCCGACTGCTTGGAAGCTCAGAAATCACCAATTAGTGGTCCACAGGGGAGAGAAGCCGCTAGAATGCCCAAAATGTGGGAAGTGCTTTGCAACAAAGAGTTATTTGGACAAACATGAAAGCGTTCATTCAACAGAGAAACCGTTCCGATGCCTCGTGTGTCAGAAGTGTTTTAAAAGTAAAAATGGCCTCAAGGAACATACAATGTTGCACAATTCTACTTCAAACTCATATGCTTGTGACAAATGTCCAAAAACCTTCGTAAAGTTGAAATACCTCAAGAATCACCAGCTAactcacagaggaggaggagctcACCGTTGTGAATTGTGTGGAAAAGGTTTCAAGTCTCCTTCCGAACTCAAACAGCACCAAGCATCAGTCCATAGGGGAGAGAAGCCGTTCCAATGTCCGACATGTGGGAAGTGCTTCGCAAAAAAAGAAAATTTGAAAATTCACGCAAGTGTTCATTCAGAAGAGAGAGCATTCCAGTGCTCTCAGTGTCAGATGTGTTTCAAAACCAAGTATACGCTTAGCGACCATAAGAAGACCCACGCGGACTCCAAGCCATATGCTTGCGACAAATGCCCAATGACCTTCATTCGGTCGAGGTACCTCAAGATGCATCAAGCCTCGCACCTGACCAGCAAGCCGTTAGCGTGCAGCTACTGTGGGAAAGGCTTCAAAGGTGAACGTGAGCGCAAGAgacacgaacgcacacacaccgAAGAACCACCTTATACCTGTGACGAATGTGGCAAGGGTTTCTATAAACAGGAATCGTTAAAAGTCCATGCAGCCTTGCACACCGGAGAGAAGCCGTTCGCCTGTGATTACTGCGGTAAAACCTTTGCTCTGGCGTCCTACCTTAAAACCCATATAGCAAAAGTTCACTCTGTCACCGAACTCCACGTCTGTGGGAAATGTGGCAAAAAATATAAGGATATCATACATTTCAGAAGCCATATGGTTCAGGGTTGTTGA
- the LOC121572987 gene encoding E3 SUMO-protein ligase ZBED1-like isoform X2, whose amino-acid sequence MDLPKHKLIQDIITRWNSSFEMLVRFLEQQPAIMATLMSKDLRKGVTDVGTLSESDIANMDDIVQLMGPVKMATTVMCEEDQPTLSVIAPLQAKLLKHLQPCEDDSTLVAEIKRVMASDLSTRYRGTQDALNIASALDPRFKELPYLEKEDREQVYTKLVFEAEVSHQLQMSHLLVRRKP is encoded by the exons ATGGATTTACCAAAACATAAACTGATCCAAGACATAATCACCAGATGGAACAGTTCATTCGAAATGCTTGTACGTTTTTTGGAACAACAGCCAGCTATAATGGCAACTCTGATGTCTAAGGATCTACGAAAGGGGGTCACAGATGTAGGCACGCTGAGTGAGAGTGATATTGCCAACATGGATGACATTGTTCAGTTGATGGGTCCTGTCAAAATGGCAACCACTGTGATGTGTGAAGAAGACCAGCCAACTCTCTCTGTAATTGCTCCTCTTCAAGCAAAACTGCTGAAACACCTACAGCCATGCGAAGATGACTCAACCCTGGTTGCAGAGATTAAGAGGGTGATGGCCAGTGACCTCTCCACACGCTACAGAGGCACCCAAGATGCTCTCAACATAG CATCAGCGTTGGACCCGCGATTTAAAGAACTGCCCTAcctggaaaaagaggacagagaacaggtctACACAAAACTGGTTTTTGAGGCAGAAGTGTCCCACCAG CTCCAAATGAGTCACCTCCTTGTAAGAAGAAAGCCTTAG
- the LOC121572987 gene encoding E3 SUMO-protein ligase ZBED1-like isoform X1: protein MDLPKHKLIQDIITRWNSSFEMLVRFLEQQPAIMATLMSKDLRKGVTDVGTLSESDIANMDDIVQLMGPVKMATTVMCEEDQPTLSVIAPLQAKLLKHLQPCEDDSTLVAEIKRVMASDLSTRYRGTQDALNIASALDPRFKELPYLEKEDREQVYTKLVFEAEVSHQMQAMGNQEEDEGSSSTKLSGFNEETTAPNESPPCKKKALDALFGDSFTQRERKSTSETARAEVLKYRAKDALPLTENAMKWWRSQEKELPVLSTLAKRYLCIPGTSVPAERVFSTAGDIVNAQRSVLQPDHVDQLIFLKKICSH, encoded by the exons ATGGATTTACCAAAACATAAACTGATCCAAGACATAATCACCAGATGGAACAGTTCATTCGAAATGCTTGTACGTTTTTTGGAACAACAGCCAGCTATAATGGCAACTCTGATGTCTAAGGATCTACGAAAGGGGGTCACAGATGTAGGCACGCTGAGTGAGAGTGATATTGCCAACATGGATGACATTGTTCAGTTGATGGGTCCTGTCAAAATGGCAACCACTGTGATGTGTGAAGAAGACCAGCCAACTCTCTCTGTAATTGCTCCTCTTCAAGCAAAACTGCTGAAACACCTACAGCCATGCGAAGATGACTCAACCCTGGTTGCAGAGATTAAGAGGGTGATGGCCAGTGACCTCTCCACACGCTACAGAGGCACCCAAGATGCTCTCAACATAG CATCAGCGTTGGACCCGCGATTTAAAGAACTGCCCTAcctggaaaaagaggacagagaacaggtctACACAAAACTGGTTTTTGAGGCAGAAGTGTCCCACCAG ATGCAAGCAATGGGAAATCAGGAGGAAGACGAGGGAAGCTCAAGCACAAAGCTGTCAGGATTCAATGAAGAGACCACAG CTCCAAATGAGTCACCTCCTTGTAAGAAGAAAGCCTTAGATGCGCTGTTTGGCGATTCCTTCACCcaaagagaaagaaaatccacaagCGAGACAGCCAGAGCAGAGGTGTTAAAGTACCGAGCAAAAGATGCGTTGCCTTTGACTGAAAATGCCATGAAGTGGTGGAGATCTCAGGAGAaagagctacctgtactttccaCCCTTGCTAAACGGTACCTGTGCATTCCAGGCACCAGTGTGCCAGCAGAACGAGTTTTTAGTACTGCTGGCGACATAGTGAACGCACAGAGAAGTGTTCTGCAGCCAGATCATGTTGATCAGTTGATATTTTTGAAAAAAATCTGTAGTCATTGA